Proteins encoded in a region of the Anopheles aquasalis chromosome 2, idAnoAquaMG_Q_19, whole genome shotgun sequence genome:
- the LOC126581522 gene encoding lachesin-like, with protein MDEQPQHRRAGSGRTRGSGRRTSPLPAGGLLVWLALLTMFVKGSPESRSGNEHELKPSFASPIENVTVPIGREATLSCIVQNLGAYKVGWMRASDQTVLALQGRVVTHNSRYSVTQEERDVWRLKIRNVRESDRGCYMCQINVTPLQKQVGCVDVQLPPDISDDQSSSDLTVREGGNATFFCRATGHPSPKVTWRRDDGSPLYLKRNGSEVRKVDQYVGIFLNLTHVNRKQMGAYLCIASNEVPPAVSKRVYLNVHFAPNVTTGKTLLGAYEEADIELECEVESFPRSVNYWTKVAKVGGGRTRSGDQGTMTNGAGGAGGGDTGISSISYQHQHQEVMLNGERYEIREQPHYGSLYSTKMTLRIRSFSTADAGSYMCISSNAFGKANRTIRVYEIKRPTTTTTTTTTTTTTTTTTTTTTTTPAPPPPPTMPRRRTTLMGPRAPHDTTPYPPTGFIIEYITYSPAFVEYGANGETYINYPQLTAYSKSSSSSSSSSSSSSSSSSANSHGGSSSAASSASPPPATVALLGGRWTAGTLGGTLRPVTGLEERFMSILIVTALSCVSFFRYFQIYLPWITLFLLLILIGRKPKEKLVTELVFHHGPSAL; from the exons ATGGACgagcagccacagcatcgACGAGCCGGTTCCGGGCGCACACGAGGATCCGGACGGCGGACCTCGCCTCTTCCGGCCGGTGGATTATTGGTGTGGCTGGCACTGCTGACGATGTTTGTCAAAG GAAGTCCCGAGTCCCGGAGCGGCAATGAGCACGAGTTGAAGCCGAGCTTTGCGAGCCCGATCGAGAACGTGACAGTTCCTATAGGTAGAGAGGCGACACTCAGTTGCATTGTACAAAATTTAGGTGCCTACAAG GTCGGCTGGATGCGAGCCTCCGATCAGACGGTCCTGGCGCTCCAGGGACGGGTTGTGACGCACAATTCACGCTACAGCGTGACACAGGAGGAGCGGGACGTCTGGCGGCTCAAGATACGGAACGTCCGCGAATCGGACCGGGGTTGCTACATGTGTCAAATCAACGTGACGCCACTGCAGAAGCAGGTCGGATGCGTCGATGTGCAGC TGCCTCCGGACATCTCGGATGACCAGTCATCGTCGGATCTGACCGTACGGGAGGGCGGTAATGCGACGTTCTTCTGCCGTGCCACGGGCCATCCTTCGCCGAAGGTCACCTGGCGACGGGACGACGGTAGTCCACTCTACCTAAAGCGCAACGGATCCGAAGTAAGGAAAG TCGATCAATATGTCGGCATTTTCTTGAACCTTACCCACGTCAACCGTAAGCAGATGGGCGCCTACTTGTGTATTGCGTCGAACGAGGTCCCACCGGCCGTCAGCAAACGTGTCTATCTCAACGTGCACT TTGCTCCGAACGTGACGACGGGAAAAACGTTGCTGGGCGCGTACGAGGAGGCGGACATTGAGCTAGAATGTGAGGTAGAATCGTTTCCCCGCTCGGTCAACTACTGGACGAAGGTAGCAAAGGTCGGCGGAGGTCGCACTCGCTCGGGAGACCAGGGAACGATGAcaaacggtgccggtggtgccggtggtggtgacactggcatcagcagcatcagctaccagcatcagcaccaggaaGTGATGCTGAATGGCGAGCGATACGAGATACGGGAACAGCCACACTACGGCAGTCTCTACTCCACCAAGATGACACTCCGGATTCGCAGCTTCTCCACGGCCGACGCCGGTAGCTACATGTGCATATCATCGAACGCCTTCGGCAAGGCTAATCGAACGATCCGGGTGTACG AGATTAAAagaccgacaacgacgacgacaaccaccaccacgacaactacgacaacgacgacaacgacgaccaccaccacgacacccgcacccccaccaccacccacgatGCCACGTCGAAGAACGACACTAATGGGTCCAA GGGCACCGCACGATACGACGCCCTATCCACCGACGGGATTCATCATCGAGTACATCACCTACTCGCCGGCCTTCGTCGAGTACGGGGCCAACGGTGAGACCTACATCAACTATCCGCAGCTGACGGCCTATTCCaaatcatcctcctcctcgtcgtcctcgtcgtcgtcctcatcgtcgtcctcgtcggccAACTCGCACGGTGGTTCGTCGTCGGCTGCCTCGTCCGCTTCACCGCCACCTGCCACGGTCGCCCTGCTCGGGGGACGCTGGACCGCCGGTACTCTCGGTGGAACGCTTAGGCCGGTCACCGGGCTGGAGGAGAGATTTATGAGCATTTTGATCGTGACAGCCCTGTcctgtgtgtccttttttcgCTACTTCCAAATCTATCTTCCATGGATTAcgctctttctgctgctgatactgatTGGCCGCAAGCCGAAGGAGAAGCTGGTGACCGAgctcgtcttccaccatggtCCGAGCGCCCTGTGA